In Streptococcus dysgalactiae subsp. dysgalactiae, the following are encoded in one genomic region:
- a CDS encoding toprim domain-containing protein: protein MTRIEKVKQKAILEVAESLGYSFKRLSGQVYEHPEHDSFRIFVDTNTFKWFSRDIQGDVIDFVQLVAGVSFKEALSYLETGDFEQAKVVEETYQPFRYYLREEPFDQARTYLKQFRGLSDETINAFGRQGLLAQAHYQTKAFQESVLVFKSYNHQGQLEGASLQGLVKNNEKHDRGYLKKIMKGSHGYIGMSFDIGKPKRLIFCESVVDMMSYYQLHQKQLSDVRLVSMEGLKLSMIAYQTLRLTAEEHDKHNFLDNIKPSKLAHFLRIIQETTIFFQNHPGLITLAVDNDEAGRDFCQKLSEKGLPIETDLPPLQELETKADWNDIVKGHSNHSLKDVIQSAKLQVLRSNPPPRKNTALEL, encoded by the coding sequence ATGACAAGAATTGAAAAAGTGAAACAAAAGGCGATTTTAGAGGTGGCAGAAAGTCTAGGTTATTCTTTTAAACGACTATCAGGGCAAGTCTATGAACATCCAGAACACGATTCTTTTAGGATTTTTGTGGATACCAATACTTTTAAATGGTTTTCACGTGACATCCAAGGAGATGTGATTGATTTTGTTCAATTAGTGGCAGGGGTGTCTTTTAAAGAAGCCTTATCCTACCTTGAAACAGGAGACTTTGAACAGGCTAAGGTGGTCGAAGAGACCTATCAACCCTTTCGTTATTATCTAAGAGAAGAACCATTTGACCAAGCACGAACTTATTTGAAGCAGTTTCGTGGTTTGAGTGATGAGACCATCAATGCTTTTGGCAGACAAGGGCTATTAGCACAGGCTCATTATCAGACAAAGGCCTTTCAAGAATCCGTTCTTGTCTTTAAGAGTTATAATCATCAGGGGCAGTTAGAAGGGGCAAGCCTGCAAGGACTTGTCAAAAATAATGAGAAACATGATCGAGGTTACCTCAAGAAAATCATGAAAGGCTCTCATGGTTATATAGGAATGAGCTTTGATATTGGGAAACCGAAACGCCTTATCTTTTGTGAATCAGTGGTTGATATGATGAGTTATTATCAACTCCATCAGAAGCAGCTATCAGATGTGCGTTTGGTTTCTATGGAGGGCTTAAAACTCTCTATGATTGCTTATCAGACACTAAGGTTAACAGCAGAGGAACATGACAAGCACAATTTTTTAGATAATATCAAGCCAAGTAAATTAGCGCATTTTCTTCGTATCATACAAGAAACAACTATCTTTTTTCAGAACCACCCAGGTTTGATAACATTAGCTGTTGATAATGATGAAGCAGGGCGAGACTTTTGTCAGAAATTATCTGAGAAAGGACTTCCCATTGAAACAGACTTACCACCATTACAGGAACTAGAAACTAAAGCAGATTGGAACGATATTGTGAAAGGTCATAGTAATCATTCTCTAAAAGATGTGATACAATCGGCCAAGTTACAAGTTTTAAGAAGTAACCCTCCACCTAGAAAAAATACCGCTTTAGAGTTGTGA
- a CDS encoding DUF5962 family protein codes for MTQTVEDIRYQLEEWLAQGFISSEDRANYQVLKEQYEDETLDYSFSKREIIGQLEVIITTRENDFPDLDEVTKGEYLDLVGQLDDLDKGKADYYRKQLT; via the coding sequence ATGACCCAGACAGTAGAAGATATACGTTACCAATTAGAAGAATGGTTAGCACAAGGTTTTATAAGCTCCGAAGACCGAGCTAACTATCAAGTCCTAAAGGAACAATATGAAGATGAAACCCTTGATTACAGCTTTTCAAAGCGAGAAATCATTGGTCAATTAGAGGTAATTATCACGACTCGTGAGAATGACTTTCCAGACTTAGATGAAGTGACTAAAGGAGAGTATCTAGACCTGGTTGGCCAACTGGATGACCTAGACAAGGGGAAGGCAGATTATTATCGTAAGCAATTAACGTAG
- a CDS encoding DUF5965 family protein: MSVIERLAERVARQEEKVAKETEKLETYRSQLQTAMYQAFIKYQQNSPWTFDEALTQAFGQEEQELKLSDTRNEE; encoded by the coding sequence ATGAGTGTGATTGAACGCCTAGCCGAAAGAGTAGCTAGGCAAGAGGAAAAGGTTGCGAAAGAAACGGAAAAATTAGAAACCTATCGCAGTCAATTACAAACGGCTATGTATCAAGCCTTTATCAAATACCAACAAAATAGTCCCTGGACTTTTGATGAAGCATTGACGCAGGCTTTTGGCCAAGAAGAACAAGAACTCAAACTATCAGACACTAGAAATGAGGAATAA
- the pezA gene encoding type II toxin-antitoxin system antitoxin PezA, with product MIGENIKSLRKTHDLTQPEFAKIVGISRNSLSRYENGTSSVTTELIDCICQKFNVSYVDIVGEEKMLTPVEDYQLTLKIEVIKERGAAILSQLYRYQDSQGIAFDDETNPWILMSDDLSDLINTKIYLVNTFDEVERYNGYLDGIERMLVLARHQVVA from the coding sequence ATGATTGGAGAGAATATCAAATCGTTACGTAAAACCCATGATTTAACACAACCAGAATTCGCAAAGATTGTTGGAATTTCACGAAATAGCCTTAGCCGTTATGAAAATGGTACGAGTTCAGTCACAACAGAACTTATAGACTGCATTTGTCAGAAATTCAATGTTTCTTATGTTGATATTGTAGGAGAAGAGAAGATGTTAACACCAGTAGAAGATTATCAATTGACGCTAAAAATAGAAGTCATCAAAGAGCGTGGCGCAGCGATTTTATCTCAACTATATCGCTATCAAGATAGTCAAGGAATCGCTTTTGACGATGAGACCAATCCTTGGATTTTAATGAGTGATGACTTGTCAGACCTTATCAATACCAAGATTTACCTTGTTAATACGTTTGATGAAGTGGAGCGTTACAATGGTTATTTGGATGGTATTGAGCGCATGTTGGTACTTGCTCGTCATCAGGTGGTGGCTTAA
- a CDS encoding DUF5945 family protein, which produces MTKDWTFDQPLDDNTPTSSSEERAKIAALFHKENQEGAEDVDYVAAFEMEQQKSKNQMVPQQKTQEQSIPEDKHSSTITNDYKQYLADVMDQNNEDIRQSQKKIEELHQLIDDKNKQNKKLQAISAAIDDL; this is translated from the coding sequence ATGACAAAAGATTGGACCTTTGACCAACCACTAGATGATAACACACCAACGTCTTCATCAGAAGAACGTGCGAAGATTGCGGCACTATTTCATAAAGAAAACCAAGAGGGCGCTGAAGACGTTGATTATGTGGCAGCCTTTGAAATGGAACAACAAAAGTCTAAAAATCAGATGGTTCCACAGCAAAAGACTCAAGAGCAATCCATACCAGAAGATAAGCACTCCTCAACCATTACAAACGACTACAAGCAATATCTAGCTGATGTGATGGATCAAAACAATGAGGATATTCGTCAAAGTCAGAAGAAAATTGAAGAGCTGCACCAGTTGATTGATGACAAAAATAAGCAAAATAAGAAATTACAAGCCATTTCAGCAGCTATTGATGACTTGTAA
- a CDS encoding DUF5966 family protein codes for MLEQIIQSLLIIAAIGLILLVLYQIAKMLGSLFIIGLIGFLAFTEVYGIYLFFTERYLYVEDLATNGIFSFTTFYIIFNLLLVFGLVRKVVRSRMA; via the coding sequence ATGTTAGAACAAATCATTCAAAGTCTTTTGATTATCGCAGCGATAGGACTGATTTTGCTTGTCCTTTACCAGATTGCGAAAATGCTTGGAAGCTTATTTATCATTGGTTTAATCGGATTTTTAGCTTTCACAGAAGTCTATGGAATTTACCTCTTTTTTACAGAACGATACCTCTATGTGGAAGATTTAGCCACCAATGGAATTTTCAGCTTTACCACTTTCTATATTATTTTTAATCTTTTACTTGTCTTTGGACTTGTTAGAAAAGTTGTTAGAAGTCGGATGGCATAA
- a CDS encoding DEAD/DEAH box helicase family protein, with the protein MNQEQLLEMLRARLPRDQILLESFLRYQATHFDEDWDSLIQNFTTQRGVVTSPVQVVRFETEVSAFVEASPFDEATDLSSYTQTFGQAGLKKLPQLNSDEKALVIEVALFNLATRFQLLDQEGAYQSISAASLLEKGRAANLVNVYRVANNLSDRISRDIEQFLLTYEPERVSPQETLEEKGEVVDNIVISESRQEITFREEGFIIIASLDEDELSQLDLRTGQTKHLPAYEHLNLSQKFEILSHFDQVRNSRPKLPNLRRGEFDHEMEMTPIYADNELLTYLEADGTVYDLQRPLTPQEEVILTEMGQTILGENTEKLTRLEIDLADFDEQQGGILIDAAGRFRLKNVDLALLGGYPKATVTQLALATELLQMGLTHDKAEFFLTSQLDLEEARPIAYAFLHEDLTLEEARTFERDKLSQPDLSFREWREHISQTKPEIIVTQEKLPNPIVEEALKRYPIDSRVTYKGQEFQVMAIEESGVNNLIRIELQNDFTDVIEQNPVLFLRTLEDITQALHVPSVEEKEEVEEPSQELDLFSFMDMEEQNEPVSQVITSLSSNKREAKQEEALSEDELEPEVTETPPTTDFHFPEDLTDFYPKTTRDKVETNVAAIRLVKSLESEHRQATPSEQELLAKYVGWGGLANEFFDEYNPKFSKEREELKTLVTEKEYSDMKQSSLTAYYTDPLLIREMWNKLERDGFTGGKILDPSMGTGNFFAAMPNHLRENSELYGVELDTITGTIAKHLHPNSHIEVKGFETVAFNENSFDLVLSNVSFANIRIADSRYDKPYMIHDYFVKKSLDLVHDGGQVAIISSTGTMDKRTENILQDIRETTDFLGGVRLPDTAFKAIAGTNVTTDMLFFQKHVDKGYVADDLAFSGSIRYDKDDRIWLNPYFDGDYNSQVLGTYEVRNFNGGTLSVKGNSDHLLADVQTALKQVKAPRVVDNSDIFITPDVMRRQVIDTSVPPEIRESLDQYSFGYKDSTVYYRDNKGIRVGTKTEEISYYVDEEGNFQAWDTKHSQKQIDRFNDLEVTDSTALDVYVTEEATKRGQFKGYFKKTVFYEAPLTEKEVARIKGMVDIRNAYQEVIAIQRYYDYDKEEFAHLLGKLNQTYDSFVKRFGYVNSAVNRNLFDSDDKYSLLASLEDEGLDPSGKIVIYTKSLAFEKALVRPEKEVTAVSSALDALNSSLADGRGVDLAYMMSIYQTDSKASLIEELVDAIIPDPERYLKDREVVYVSRQDFLSGDVVTKLEVVDLLIKEDNSDFPWVYYQGLLEDVKPPRVTLADIDYRIGSRWIPLAVYGKFAQETFMGQTFDLTDQEVSTILEVSPIDGTMSYQSKFAFRYSTATDRSLGVPGSRYDSGRKIFENLLNSNQPTITKQVEDGDKKKHVTDVEKTTVLRAKETQLQELFQDFVASYPEVQQMIEETYNSLYNRTVSKVYDGSHLTIDGLAQNISLRPHQKNAIQRIVEEKRALLAHEVGSGKTLTMLGAGFKLKELGMVHKPLYVVPSSLTAQFGQEIMKFFPTKNVYVTTKKDFAKAKRKQFVSRIITGDYDAIVIGDSQFEKIPMSHEKQVTYIQDKLQQLRDIKQGSDSDYTVKEAERSIKGLEHQLEELQKLERDTFIEFENLGIDFLFVDEAHHFKNIRPITGLGNVAGITNTTSKKNVDMEMKVRQVQGEHDYRNVVFATGTPVSNSISELYTMMSYIQPDVLERYQVSNLDSWVGAFGNIENAMELAPTGDKYQPKKRFKKFVNLPELMRIYKETADIQTSDMLDLPVPEAKVIAVESELTEAQKYYLEELVDRSDAIKSGNVDPSVDNMLKITGEARKLAIDMRLIDPAYTLSDNEKILQVVDNVERIYREGNLEKATQMIFSDIGTPKSKEEGFDVYNELKDLLVDRGIPKEAIAFVHDANTDDKKNSLSRKVNSGEVRILMASTEKGGTGLNVQSRMKAVHHLDVPWRPSDIVQRNGRLIRQGNMHQEVDIYHYITKGSFDNYLWVRHEVA; encoded by the coding sequence ATGAATCAAGAACAATTACTTGAGATGTTGCGGGCAAGATTGCCACGTGACCAGATTCTTTTGGAATCCTTTTTACGCTATCAAGCAACCCATTTTGATGAGGATTGGGATAGCCTTATCCAAAATTTTACAACCCAAAGAGGAGTAGTCACCTCACCTGTTCAAGTGGTTCGCTTTGAAACAGAAGTTTCTGCTTTTGTAGAGGCAAGCCCCTTTGACGAGGCAACAGACCTAAGCAGCTACACGCAGACCTTTGGTCAGGCTGGCTTAAAGAAGTTACCTCAGTTAAACAGTGATGAGAAAGCCTTGGTGATTGAAGTAGCTCTCTTTAACCTAGCCACTCGCTTTCAGCTCTTAGACCAAGAGGGCGCCTATCAATCCATTTCGGCAGCTTCTCTTTTGGAAAAAGGCAGAGCTGCTAATTTGGTCAATGTCTACCGAGTGGCCAATAATTTGTCTGACCGAATTAGCCGTGATATTGAACAGTTTCTTCTCACCTATGAACCTGAACGGGTAAGTCCCCAGGAAACGTTGGAGGAAAAGGGGGAGGTTGTTGATAATATAGTAATATCAGAGTCTCGTCAAGAAATCACCTTTCGGGAAGAGGGTTTCATCATAATCGCAAGTCTTGATGAGGACGAGTTATCACAACTAGATTTACGAACAGGGCAAACCAAACATTTACCAGCCTATGAACATCTAAACTTGTCTCAAAAATTTGAGATACTAAGTCACTTTGACCAAGTGAGAAATAGCCGTCCAAAGCTACCAAACCTGAGACGTGGGGAGTTTGACCATGAGATGGAAATGACGCCAATCTATGCGGACAATGAGCTATTAACCTATTTAGAAGCTGATGGGACCGTCTATGACTTACAACGTCCTTTAACACCTCAAGAAGAAGTGATCTTAACTGAAATGGGTCAAACCATTTTGGGTGAAAATACCGAAAAACTGACTCGTTTAGAGATAGACTTAGCTGACTTTGATGAGCAACAAGGTGGGATACTGATAGATGCTGCAGGGCGTTTTCGTTTGAAGAATGTCGACCTAGCCTTGCTAGGGGGCTATCCTAAGGCAACCGTCACTCAATTAGCCCTTGCGACAGAATTGCTTCAGATGGGATTAACGCATGACAAGGCAGAATTTTTCTTGACCAGTCAGCTAGACTTAGAAGAAGCAAGACCCATTGCCTACGCCTTCTTGCATGAAGACCTTACTCTTGAAGAAGCTAGAACCTTTGAAAGGGACAAACTGTCCCAACCTGACCTATCCTTTAGGGAATGGCGAGAACACATCTCACAAACAAAACCTGAAATCATTGTGACTCAAGAAAAACTACCAAATCCTATCGTAGAAGAAGCCCTTAAACGCTACCCGATTGATTCTAGAGTAACTTATAAGGGGCAAGAGTTTCAGGTAATGGCCATTGAGGAGTCAGGCGTTAATAACCTGATTCGGATTGAATTACAAAATGATTTCACCGATGTGATTGAACAAAATCCAGTTCTTTTCTTACGGACACTAGAAGACATCACTCAAGCTCTTCATGTTCCTTCTGTCGAAGAAAAAGAGGAAGTGGAAGAACCTAGCCAAGAATTAGACCTCTTTTCCTTCATGGATATGGAAGAACAAAATGAGCCGGTTTCTCAAGTGATAACATCTCTATCATCAAATAAGAGAGAGGCTAAACAAGAAGAAGCATTGTCAGAAGATGAGTTGGAACCAGAAGTCACTGAGACGCCCCCGACCACTGATTTTCACTTCCCAGAAGATCTAACAGACTTTTACCCTAAGACAACAAGGGATAAGGTTGAAACCAACGTAGCTGCTATTCGTTTGGTGAAAAGTCTTGAATCTGAACACCGTCAAGCCACACCAAGTGAACAAGAACTGCTTGCCAAATACGTGGGCTGGGGAGGCTTAGCTAACGAGTTCTTTGACGAGTACAATCCAAAGTTTTCTAAGGAACGTGAGGAATTAAAAACGCTAGTCACAGAGAAAGAGTATTCAGACATGAAACAATCTTCTTTGACAGCTTATTACACAGACCCTCTCTTGATTCGTGAGATGTGGAATAAACTAGAACGAGATGGCTTTACAGGTGGTAAAATTCTAGACCCTTCGATGGGGACTGGGAATTTCTTTGCGGCAATGCCTAACCACCTGAGAGAAAATAGTGAGTTGTATGGTGTAGAGTTAGACACGATTACAGGAACTATTGCCAAACACCTTCATCCGAATAGCCACATTGAAGTAAAGGGCTTTGAGACTGTTGCCTTTAATGAGAATAGTTTTGATTTGGTTCTCTCAAATGTATCGTTTGCCAATATCAGGATTGCGGACAGTCGCTATGATAAACCCTATATGATTCATGATTACTTTGTCAAAAAATCCCTTGATTTGGTGCATGATGGTGGACAAGTGGCTATTATTTCCTCCACAGGAACCATGGATAAACGGACAGAAAACATTCTCCAGGACATTCGTGAGACGACTGATTTTCTTGGTGGTGTGCGTTTGCCAGATACTGCCTTTAAGGCCATTGCAGGCACCAATGTCACAACGGACATGTTGTTTTTCCAGAAGCATGTGGATAAGGGATATGTGGCAGATGATTTAGCTTTTTCAGGTTCTATTCGCTATGACAAGGATGATCGTATTTGGCTGAATCCTTACTTTGATGGAGACTACAATAGTCAGGTTCTTGGGACCTATGAGGTTAGAAACTTTAACGGTGGGACACTTTCTGTGAAAGGCAATTCTGATCATTTGCTAGCAGATGTTCAGACTGCTCTTAAACAGGTTAAAGCCCCTAGAGTGGTGGATAACTCTGACATCTTCATCACTCCTGATGTGATGAGAAGACAGGTCATTGATACCTCTGTTCCGCCTGAAATCAGAGAAAGCTTAGACCAGTATAGCTTTGGCTATAAAGATTCTACGGTTTACTACCGAGATAATAAGGGAATCCGTGTTGGGACTAAGACCGAGGAGATTAGCTATTATGTGGATGAGGAGGGCAACTTTCAAGCTTGGGATACCAAGCATTCGCAAAAACAGATTGACCGCTTTAATGACCTCGAAGTCACAGATAGCACTGCTCTTGATGTTTATGTGACCGAAGAAGCGACCAAACGTGGGCAGTTTAAGGGGTATTTCAAAAAGACTGTTTTCTATGAAGCTCCCTTGACTGAGAAAGAAGTGGCACGAATTAAAGGGATGGTCGATATTCGGAACGCTTACCAAGAGGTCATCGCCATTCAACGTTACTATGATTATGACAAGGAAGAGTTTGCACACTTACTTGGAAAACTCAATCAAACCTATGATAGTTTTGTGAAACGCTTTGGCTATGTGAATAGTGCTGTGAACCGTAATCTCTTTGATAGTGATGATAAGTATTCACTGCTTGCGAGTTTGGAAGATGAAGGACTTGATCCAAGTGGGAAAATAGTTATCTATACCAAGTCTCTGGCTTTTGAGAAAGCCCTAGTTCGTCCTGAAAAGGAAGTAACGGCAGTTTCTTCTGCCCTTGACGCTCTCAATTCTAGTCTAGCAGATGGTCGTGGGGTCGATTTGGCTTACATGATGTCTATTTATCAGACGGATTCTAAAGCGTCTTTGATTGAGGAATTAGTAGACGCTATTATTCCAGACCCAGAACGCTATCTAAAAGATAGGGAAGTGGTCTATGTATCTCGGCAGGATTTCTTATCAGGGGATGTGGTGACTAAGTTAGAGGTTGTGGACTTACTCATTAAAGAAGACAACTCTGATTTTCCTTGGGTCTATTATCAAGGTCTCTTAGAAGATGTGAAACCACCACGTGTGACCTTAGCTGATATTGATTATCGGATTGGCTCACGTTGGATTCCTCTAGCCGTTTATGGGAAATTTGCCCAAGAAACCTTTATGGGACAAACTTTTGACCTGACTGACCAAGAAGTATCAACTATTCTTGAAGTCAGTCCGATTGATGGGACGATGTCTTACCAATCCAAGTTTGCCTTTAGGTATTCTACCGCAACGGATAGAAGTTTAGGTGTGCCTGGGTCTCGGTATGATAGTGGTCGTAAAATCTTTGAAAACCTGCTTAATTCCAATCAACCAACCATTACCAAACAAGTGGAAGATGGGGATAAGAAAAAGCACGTGACGGACGTGGAGAAGACAACGGTTCTTCGTGCTAAGGAAACACAACTTCAAGAACTCTTCCAAGATTTTGTGGCTAGTTACCCAGAGGTGCAACAGATGATTGAAGAGACCTATAATAGCCTTTATAATCGTACAGTCTCAAAAGTTTATGATGGCAGCCATTTAACCATTGATGGGCTTGCCCAGAATATTTCCTTACGCCCTCACCAAAAGAATGCTATTCAACGGATTGTGGAAGAAAAACGAGCGCTTCTAGCTCATGAAGTGGGTTCAGGTAAGACCTTAACCATGCTTGGGGCAGGATTCAAACTGAAAGAACTCGGAATGGTGCATAAGCCTCTTTATGTGGTGCCATCAAGTCTGACCGCTCAGTTTGGCCAAGAAATCATGAAGTTCTTCCCAACCAAGAATGTCTATGTGACGACCAAGAAAGATTTTGCGAAAGCCAAACGTAAGCAGTTTGTCTCACGGATTATCACAGGGGACTATGATGCCATTGTCATTGGGGATTCCCAGTTTGAGAAAATTCCCATGAGTCATGAAAAGCAAGTGACCTATATTCAAGATAAGTTACAACAACTTCGTGACATCAAGCAAGGTAGTGATAGTGATTATACTGTTAAAGAAGCAGAGCGTTCTATTAAGGGTTTAGAGCACCAATTGGAAGAACTTCAAAAGTTGGAACGTGATACCTTTATTGAATTTGAAAATCTAGGGATTGACTTTCTCTTTGTGGACGAGGCTCACCATTTTAAGAATATCAGACCCATTACAGGCCTTGGGAATGTCGCAGGGATTACCAACACGACTTCTAAAAAGAACGTGGATATGGAAATGAAGGTCAGACAGGTTCAAGGAGAACACGACTATCGTAATGTGGTCTTTGCGACAGGAACACCAGTCTCTAACTCTATTAGTGAACTCTATACCATGATGAGCTATATCCAACCCGATGTCCTAGAACGATACCAGGTCTCTAATCTTGATTCATGGGTAGGGGCTTTTGGGAATATCGAAAACGCTATGGAACTAGCACCGACAGGGGATAAGTACCAACCCAAGAAACGCTTTAAGAAGTTTGTGAACCTGCCTGAACTCATGCGGATTTATAAGGAAACAGCAGATATTCAAACCTCAGATATGCTTGATTTACCAGTACCAGAAGCTAAAGTTATTGCAGTGGAGAGCGAATTGACAGAAGCTCAGAAATATTATCTTGAAGAGTTGGTTGACCGTTCAGACGCTATCAAGTCAGGCAACGTTGACCCTAGTGTTGATAACATGTTAAAGATTACTGGAGAAGCAAGGAAACTAGCCATTGACATGCGCCTTATTGACCCAGCTTATACCTTATCTGACAATGAGAAGATTCTACAAGTGGTGGATAACGTGGAACGGATTTACCGTGAGGGTAATCTCGAGAAAGCCACGCAGATGATTTTCTCTGATATTGGCACACCTAAAAGTAAGGAAGAAGGGTTTGATGTTTACAATGAATTGAAAGACCTCTTGGTGGATAGAGGGATTCCCAAAGAAGCAATTGCCTTTGTCCATGACGCTAATACGGATGACAAGAAAAACTCTCTGTCACGCAAGGTCAATAGTGGAGAAGTACGGATTCTCATGGCTTCAACGGAAAAAGGTGGAACAGGATTAAACGTGCAGTCTCGCATGAAAGCTGTTCATCATTTAGACGTTCCCTGGCGTCCCTCTGATATTGTCCAACGCAATGGTAGGTTAATTCGTCAAGGCAATATGCACCAAGAGGTAGATATCTATCATTATATTACCAAAGGGTCATTTGATAACTACCTCTGGGTGCGACATGAAGTCGCTTAA
- the ltrA gene encoding group II intron reverse transcriptase/maturase, producing the protein MNSKMCATTNIANSWENIDFVKAEICVKKLQMRIVKAWKLGKFNRVKSLQHLLTTSFYAKALAVKRVTENQGKKTSGVDKELWLTPNAKYQAIKKLKVKGYRSKPLRRIYIPKKNGKKRPLSIPTMTDRAMQTLFKFALEPIAETTADPNSYGFRPKRSTQDAIEQCFSALSKQKSAKWVLEGDIKGCFDNISHEWIMKHIPMNKTILGKWLKSGYIENGKLSPTEFGSPQGSPISPIISNMVLDGLERKLSTTFRKKKVNGQVYAPKINFVRYADDFIVTGVSKELLENEVKPVIIEFLKERGLELSEEKTLISHITDGFDFLGVNIRMYDGKLLTKPSKKNYESIVSKIRDIIKNNPSMKQELLIRKLNPIIIGWVNYQKHNVSSESFQRLDFDIYQCLWQWCVRRHPKKGRRWVANKYFHTFGSRSWIFSVPTADTMENGEPFYLRLKYASDTDIRRHIKIKAEANPFDEQWQPYFEERQEKQMRQELKGRRVINGLYYKQKGICPVCELKITKETDFRVHQTVKDHKPIKTLVHPTCHKNIKENTLVL; encoded by the coding sequence ATGAACAGTAAAATGTGTGCTACTACTAACATAGCCAACAGTTGGGAAAATATTGATTTCGTGAAAGCTGAAATCTGTGTTAAAAAACTACAAATGCGTATTGTGAAAGCGTGGAAGTTGGGTAAATTCAACCGAGTGAAATCACTTCAACATTTACTAACGACTTCATTCTATGCAAAAGCCTTGGCAGTGAAACGTGTCACTGAAAATCAAGGTAAAAAGACAAGTGGCGTTGATAAAGAGTTATGGCTAACACCTAACGCTAAATATCAAGCAATCAAGAAATTAAAGGTCAAAGGCTATCGTTCAAAACCACTAAGACGGATTTATATTCCTAAGAAAAATGGTAAGAAAAGACCCCTCAGTATTCCAACGATGACAGATAGAGCAATGCAGACATTATTTAAGTTCGCTTTAGAACCTATTGCAGAAACAACAGCAGACCCAAATTCTTATGGCTTTAGACCCAAAAGAAGTACTCAGGATGCTATTGAACAATGTTTCTCAGCTTTGAGTAAGCAAAAATCTGCTAAGTGGGTTTTAGAAGGTGACATTAAAGGATGTTTTGATAATATCAGTCACGAGTGGATAATGAAACACATTCCAATGAACAAGACAATACTTGGAAAATGGTTGAAAAGTGGTTATATCGAAAATGGAAAGTTATCTCCAACAGAGTTTGGAAGCCCTCAAGGGTCACCAATTTCACCAATCATTTCAAATATGGTACTAGATGGTCTAGAGAGAAAACTTTCAACGACATTTAGAAAGAAAAAGGTTAATGGTCAAGTCTATGCACCAAAAATTAATTTTGTTAGGTATGCGGATGACTTTATTGTTACTGGTGTCAGTAAGGAACTATTGGAAAATGAGGTTAAACCAGTCATTATTGAGTTCTTGAAAGAACGTGGCTTGGAGTTATCGGAAGAAAAAACGTTGATAAGTCATATCACGGATGGCTTTGATTTTCTGGGCGTAAACATTAGAATGTACGACGGAAAATTACTAACCAAACCTTCCAAAAAGAATTACGAAAGTATTGTTTCGAAAATCAGGGATATTATCAAAAACAACCCGTCGATGAAACAGGAGCTGTTAATCCGTAAGTTAAATCCTATTATCATAGGTTGGGTTAACTACCAAAAGCACAACGTTTCATCAGAATCATTTCAAAGACTTGATTTTGATATCTATCAATGTCTATGGCAGTGGTGTGTCCGAAGACATCCTAAAAAGGGGAGAAGGTGGGTTGCTAATAAATATTTCCATACTTTTGGTAGCCGTAGTTGGATTTTTAGTGTTCCAACTGCTGATACAATGGAAAATGGCGAACCATTCTATCTTCGCTTGAAATATGCTTCTGATACTGATATTCGCCGACATATTAAAATTAAGGCGGAAGCAAACCCATTTGATGAACAATGGCAACCGTATTTTGAGGAACGTCAAGAAAAGCAAATGCGACAAGAACTAAAAGGAAGACGTGTGATTAACGGACTATATTATAAACAAAAAGGGATTTGTCCAGTTTGCGAATTGAAAATCACCAAGGAAACAGATTTCCGAGTTCATCAAACCGTGAAAGACCATAAACCAATAAAAACATTGGTACACCCTACTTGTCATAAAAATATAAAAGAAAACACGCTGGTTCTCTAA